In Bacillus thermozeamaize, one DNA window encodes the following:
- the tsf gene encoding elongation factor Ts (EF-Ts; functions during elongation stage of protein translation; forms a dimer; associates with EF-Tu-GDP complex and promotes exchange of GDP to GTP resulting in regeneration of the active form of EF-Tu), with translation MQITAGMVKELREKTGAGMMDCKKALTEAGGDMERAVEILREKGLAAAAKKAGRIATEGLVESYIHAGGRIGVLVEVNCETDFVAKTEEFKSFVKDIAMQIAAAKPSYIRKDEVPAEEVEKERSILRAQALNEGKPEHIVEKMVEGRLEKYFKEICLLEQPFIKDPDKSIDQLLKETIAKIGENISIRRFARFELGEGLEKKQENFAEEVMAQIKSN, from the coding sequence ATGCAGATCACGGCAGGAATGGTGAAAGAGCTGCGCGAGAAGACGGGTGCCGGGATGATGGATTGCAAAAAGGCACTGACCGAAGCAGGCGGAGACATGGAGCGGGCAGTTGAAATCCTGCGTGAAAAAGGTTTGGCGGCAGCGGCCAAAAAAGCCGGCCGCATTGCGACAGAGGGCCTTGTCGAATCCTACATACACGCCGGAGGGCGGATTGGCGTCCTGGTCGAGGTGAACTGCGAGACCGATTTCGTCGCCAAAACAGAAGAGTTTAAAAGCTTTGTAAAAGATATTGCGATGCAAATCGCTGCTGCCAAACCTTCCTACATCCGCAAGGATGAGGTGCCTGCCGAGGAAGTGGAAAAAGAACGGAGCATTTTGCGGGCGCAAGCATTAAATGAAGGAAAGCCTGAACATATCGTGGAAAAGATGGTGGAAGGACGGCTGGAAAAATACTTTAAAGAGATCTGCCTGCTGGAGCAGCCGTTCATCAAAGATCCGGACAAGTCGATTGATCAGTTGTTAAAGGAAACCATCGCCAAAATCGGAGAGAACATTTCGATTCGCCGCTTTGCCCGTTTTGAGTTGGGAGAGGGCCTGGAGAAAAAACAGGAAAATTTTGCTGAAGAAGTGATGGCCCAGATCAAATCAAACTGA
- a CDS encoding UMP kinase → MAQPVYRRVVLKLSGEALAGKQEFGIDPGMIQAIATKIQEIVEMGVQVAIVVGGGNIWRGVSGSAQGMDRATADYMGMLATVINALALQDALEQHGVPTRVQTSIEMRQVAEPYIRRRAIRHLEKGRVVIFAAGTGNPYFSTDTTAALRAAEIEAEVILMAKNKVDGIYSADPKTVAHAKKYDVLTFLDVLNQGLGVMDSTASSLCMDNNIPLVVFSIEDVGNIKRVILGEKIGTMVRGSF, encoded by the coding sequence GTGGCGCAACCTGTATATCGTCGTGTCGTATTGAAATTAAGCGGGGAGGCGTTGGCCGGCAAACAGGAATTTGGGATAGACCCCGGCATGATTCAGGCAATTGCCACGAAAATTCAGGAAATCGTGGAAATGGGAGTTCAGGTGGCGATTGTCGTCGGGGGAGGAAACATCTGGAGAGGCGTTTCCGGCAGTGCACAGGGAATGGATCGGGCGACCGCCGATTACATGGGAATGCTGGCCACGGTGATCAATGCCTTGGCTTTGCAAGATGCCCTTGAACAACATGGCGTGCCTACCCGGGTGCAAACCTCGATCGAGATGCGGCAGGTCGCAGAGCCGTACATACGTCGCAGGGCGATTCGCCATCTGGAAAAAGGCCGTGTCGTCATTTTTGCAGCAGGAACGGGAAATCCTTATTTTTCGACGGATACCACAGCGGCCTTGCGGGCCGCCGAGATTGAGGCGGAAGTCATCCTCATGGCCAAGAACAAGGTGGATGGGATTTACTCCGCTGACCCGAAGACGGTGGCCCATGCCAAGAAATACGACGTGTTGACCTTTTTGGATGTCCTCAACCAGGGGCTTGGCGTCATGGATTCGACAGCCTCCTCCCTCTGCATGGACAACAACATTCCCCTCGTGGTATTCTCTATAGAAGATGTGGGAAATATTAAACGCGTGATTCTCGGTGAAAAAATCGGCACGATGGTGAGGGGGAGTTTTTGA
- a CDS encoding ribosome recycling factor → MSLPIKEKMEKTIETLKRELISVRAGRATPALLDRVSVDYYGTPTPVNQLANITVPEPRLLVIQPWDKGIIQEIEKAIQKSDLGLNPMNDGSVIRIVIPPMTEERRLELVKLVRKMGEDAKVAIRNLRRDANDEIRKQEKAGELSTDESRRKQDEVQKLTDQYIQEVDKLVRDKEQEIMEV, encoded by the coding sequence ATGTCATTGCCGATTAAAGAGAAAATGGAGAAGACGATCGAAACGTTAAAAAGAGAATTGATCAGTGTTCGGGCGGGCCGGGCGACCCCGGCGTTGCTGGATCGGGTGAGTGTCGATTATTATGGCACGCCTACGCCGGTGAACCAGCTCGCCAACATCACAGTGCCAGAACCGCGTCTGTTGGTGATTCAACCCTGGGATAAGGGGATCATCCAGGAGATTGAAAAAGCGATTCAAAAGTCCGATCTTGGATTGAACCCGATGAACGACGGTTCTGTGATTCGGATTGTCATTCCCCCGATGACAGAGGAACGACGGCTCGAGCTGGTGAAACTGGTTCGCAAAATGGGCGAGGACGCCAAGGTTGCCATCCGGAATCTGCGGCGTGATGCCAACGATGAGATCAGAAAGCAGGAAAAGGCCGGCGAACTGTCGACCGATGAATCTCGCCGCAAGCAGGATGAAGTGCAGAAGCTCACGGATCAGTACATTCAAGAAGTGGATAAATTAGTGCGCGACAAGGAACAGGAGATTATGGAGGTATAA